The following coding sequences lie in one Chryseobacterium culicis genomic window:
- a CDS encoding AAA family ATPase yields MENFDNPNIENQSSINLDKKEEQFQSRIDMIELRASLEKVKSEIGKVIVGQEKMIEHLLAALLSNGHVLIEGVPGVAKTITAKLLAKTIDVGFSRIQFTPDLMPSDILGTSVFNVKNSEFEFKKGPIFSNFILIDEINRSPAKTQSALFEVMEERQITMDGTRYILEEPFLVIATQNPIEHEGTYRLPEAQLDRFLFKINVGYPNLEQEIAIIKNQHESKKEDKTEGINRVITAEQLKNYQNLVKEIIVENQLMEYIAKIIINTRENQFLYLGASPRASLALLTASKAFAAIKGRDFVTPEDIKEASYAVLRHRVIVSPEREMEGLTADEIIRQILEGIEIPR; encoded by the coding sequence ATGGAAAACTTTGATAACCCCAATATAGAAAACCAAAGCTCTATCAATCTTGATAAAAAGGAAGAGCAGTTTCAGTCGAGAATTGATATGATTGAACTTCGTGCAAGTCTGGAGAAAGTAAAATCTGAGATCGGGAAAGTAATTGTAGGACAGGAGAAGATGATTGAGCATCTTTTAGCGGCATTGCTTTCAAACGGGCACGTCCTTATTGAAGGTGTTCCGGGAGTCGCCAAAACGATCACCGCAAAATTACTGGCCAAAACAATTGATGTAGGTTTCAGCAGAATTCAGTTTACACCGGATCTGATGCCTTCCGATATTCTGGGAACATCTGTATTTAATGTGAAAAACTCAGAGTTTGAATTTAAGAAAGGACCTATTTTTTCCAACTTCATCCTGATTGATGAGATCAACAGATCGCCTGCAAAAACACAGTCAGCATTATTTGAAGTAATGGAAGAAAGGCAGATCACGATGGATGGTACACGCTATATTCTGGAAGAACCTTTCCTGGTTATAGCGACTCAAAACCCTATTGAGCATGAAGGAACATACAGACTTCCGGAAGCTCAGTTAGACCGTTTTTTATTCAAAATCAATGTAGGATATCCTAATCTTGAGCAGGAAATTGCCATCATTAAAAATCAGCACGAAAGTAAAAAAGAAGATAAGACAGAAGGAATCAACCGTGTTATCACCGCTGAACAGTTGAAAAATTACCAGAATCTGGTAAAAGAAATCATTGTGGAAAATCAGCTGATGGAATATATTGCTAAAATAATTATCAATACCAGAGAAAATCAATTCTTATATCTGGGTGCTTCTCCGAGAGCTTCACTGGCACTTCTTACGGCATCGAAAGCCTTTGCTGCTATAAAAGGAAGAGACTTTGTAACGCCTGAAGATATTAAAGAAGCAAGCTACGCTGTTTTAAGACACAGAGTCATTGTATCTCCGGAAAGAGAAATGGAAGGGCTTACTGCCGATGAAATTATCCGCCAGATTTTGGAAGGAATAGAAATTCCTAGGTAG
- a CDS encoding four helix bundle protein produces MANFKELLVWQKSIDFVTEIYKTTEAFLKDEIYGLISQIRKASVSIPSNIAEGNSRRSKPDYLQFLKISRGSCAEVETQLIISKNLKFLNENEYLKLNERIIEISKMLNGLTNALQQ; encoded by the coding sequence ATGGCAAACTTTAAAGAACTTTTAGTCTGGCAGAAGTCTATAGATTTTGTTACTGAAATTTATAAAACTACAGAGGCTTTTCTTAAAGATGAGATCTACGGATTGATATCACAAATCAGAAAGGCTTCAGTTTCTATACCATCCAATATCGCTGAAGGAAACTCAAGAAGAAGCAAACCTGATTATCTACAATTTTTAAAAATATCAAGAGGCAGTTGTGCAGAAGTAGAAACACAATTAATTATTTCAAAAAATCTCAAATTTTTAAATGAAAATGAGTATTTAAAATTAAATGAAAGGATTATAGAAATATCTAAAATGTTGAATGGCTTAACAAACGCTCTCCAACAATAA